The genomic window ATGAACAGGTCCAGCAGGAAGCTTTCGTCGCCGGCGGTGGCGAAGCGGACGGTCAGGTTGCCGGGGAAGGAAAAGGAACCGGAAAAGCCGGACATGGTTCGACGCATCCTCCGCGAAGGAATGGCAAATCACTGAAGGGCGGAAGGCCGCCGCCTTTCCCGGAGGGAACCCCCAAGGGAAAGGCGGCGGCCGACCGTGACGTCAGCCTCAGTTGAACGTGATCTGGAATACCGCCCGGTCCGATCCGCCGGCTTCCGGCAGGATCCGCTCCATATGGACCGGCCCGAAGGCCGGCATCTGCGGATGGGTGACGGTGAAGGACGCCCCGTTGAAGAAGGGCAGCCCGTCGGCCGGGCATTCCAGGATCAGGCTGAAGGCGGTGCGCGGGCTGCCGGGCATGGTGCCCTTGGGGCTTTCCGTGCAGGACGTCAGCGTCGCCTCGATCACCACCCCTTCTTCCGACGTCATGGTGAAGACGCTGTTCAGATGGGGGGAAAAGAGGCCGGCGGAGAGTTGGCTGATATCGGTCATCAGTTGCGCATCGGATAGGTGCCGTTGATGGCGATGATGAAGTTCAGCGCCAGATAGGGCGACACGGTGCCGAAGGGAATACCGGCACCGCCGACGTTCGGGCCGACCGTGACGGTGCCGCCGCCGGTGCCGCCGGTGGCGGTCAGGGTGACCGGGCCGGACGCGGAACCGGCAATGGTGGTCGCATCGGTGCTGAGGGTGAAGCTGGCGGCCGGACCGGCAACGTTGGCCTGAGCCGTCGGATAATACGCGTTATTGGTTGCCGAGCCGCGGCCAAGAACATTGGCGGTCGGCGACGGCACCGCAGTTCCGCCGATGGTGGTGGTGGTCATCGAGTTCTGGGTGATCGACCCGTTCACCGCCAGACTGGGGATGACGGTGGAGGTCGGCAGTGTCGCCGTGCCGGTGATGGTGGAGGTGCCGCCGGCGCCGCCGGCGGTGAAGGTGGAGGTGTGGATGTGGAGCGGGATGTTGGCCTGGTTCAGGGTGGAGACGAAGGCGCCACCGAGCTGGCCGACGTTCAGCACGCCGGGCGCACCCGTCAGTGTGCTCTGGCCATAGCCCATCGGCATGCGGCACTGCAGGTTCGGAACGTTGAAGTTGGTGGAGCCGTTGCCACCGTAGACGGTGCCGAGCAGGGAGTAAACCGCCGCATATTGCTGGATGCTCATCTGCTGGCCGTTGCAGCGGACATAATCCGCCGGCGCCCAGTTCCACGGAACCATGAACACCATACCGAGCATCGGATCCATTGCAAATCCTCTCTTTCGAATATTTTTGTGCTTTGCACAATGAACGGGATCCGGCTTGAAGATCTCTCTTGACCGGTTGTCATCCTATACCAATGCAATCCGCGAGAGTCGATATTCCGACTCATTTTCTCGCGATGTTTGCTTTCTTGTAATGAATTGCGATCACTGTACACATATAACATTGGCCAAAAAATAGATTTTCCCCTCTAGACCGACCGCCTGTACGAAAGAAGCTGATCAGCCTTTTGCGCGCCAGTTGTGTCTCAGGAGGGATGACAGACCAAAAATCGTCGGTGCAGGGTAGAGGCTTTCCGCCGGTTTCGCCACCGGCATGCAGCATGGCCGCATATTTATTTCCAATAAAACGAATAATATT from Azospirillum ramasamyi includes these protein-coding regions:
- a CDS encoding DUF6916 family protein; its protein translation is MTDISQLSAGLFSPHLNSVFTMTSEEGVVIEATLTSCTESPKGTMPGSPRTAFSLILECPADGLPFFNGASFTVTHPQMPAFGPVHMERILPEAGGSDRAVFQITFN
- a CDS encoding phage tail protein, giving the protein MDPMLGMVFMVPWNWAPADYVRCNGQQMSIQQYAAVYSLLGTVYGGNGSTNFNVPNLQCRMPMGYGQSTLTGAPGVLNVGQLGGAFVSTLNQANIPLHIHTSTFTAGGAGGTSTITGTATLPTSTVIPSLAVNGSITQNSMTTTTIGGTAVPSPTANVLGRGSATNNAYYPTAQANVAGPAASFTLSTDATTIAGSASGPVTLTATGGTGGGTVTVGPNVGGAGIPFGTVSPYLALNFIIAINGTYPMRN